The following nucleotide sequence is from Planktothrix serta PCC 8927.
ACTGAATATGCTGAATTTGGGATTTGTGAATATTGGATTATTGATCCTTTAACAGAGCAAGTTATTGTTAATTTTCTGATGAATGGAAGTTACCAGAATACTATTTTTACAGGTCAACAAAGGATTATTTCTCAGCTATTTCCTGAACTTAATTTAACCGTTGAGCAAGTTTTAATGGTAGAATAAATTAATTAAAAAATAGTTTTTTGTGCTTTGTTATACTTAATAATTAATAGAAAAGGAATGTTACAAAGTTGAGGTAAGAACATGACCCAAACCCCTGTAAAGTTAACGTTTGAGGAGTATCTAACCTACGATGACGGAACAGATAACCGTTATGAACTTGAAGATGGGGTGTTAATTCCAATGACACCTGCGAGTCCGATTCATTCTGATATTATTGAATTTCTCTACGATACTTTCAAAGCTGAGGTAAAAAGACTAGGGTTAGACCTGAAAATTAAACAGGGAGATGTCGGGGTGCGAACTAGAATAAATCGCTCCCGACAACCAGATATTGCTATTATTCAAGGGGAAGATTGGCGACGGTTACGACAGTTTAAAAAATCAGCCATTCTGGAAGTTCCGGCTTTATTAGTGGTAGAAGTTGTGAGTCCAGGGGAAGATAACGAAAACCGAGATTATGTTA
It contains:
- a CDS encoding Uma2 family endonuclease, with protein sequence TEYAEFGICEYWIIDPLTEQVIVNFLMNGSYQNTIFTGQQRIISQLFPELNLTVEQVLMVE
- a CDS encoding Uma2 family endonuclease; its protein translation is MTQTPVKLTFEEYLTYDDGTDNRYELEDGVLIPMTPASPIHSDIIEFLYDTFKAEVKRLGLDLKIKQGDVGVRTRINRSRQPDIAIIQGEDWRRLRQFKKSAILEVPALLVVEVVSPGEDNENRDYVKKITEYAEFGICEYWIIDPLTEQVIVNFLMNGSY